DNA from Bacteroidales bacterium:
CGTGTGTTATCTTCTCGTAAAGAAAAGGATAGTCGTTGCATCCTATAGGAAATGTGCCGTAATTTGCTTTTACGTAATCTGTTAAACGATGTATCTCTCTTTGAGAAAAACCAAATTTCATATAAGACAATATCACTTCGCATACCAATCCCCAAGCCACTGCATATCCGTGTTGAACAGGAGTGTTGCGTTTCATGGCAAGACTCTCTATTGCATGCCCACTTGTATGCCCTAAATTGAGATATTTTCTAACTCCTTTTTCAAGAGGATCTTGTTCAACTATATTCTCTTTTATAGACACTGAGTCCTCAACCAAGTGCAACAACTCTTCAAAATCCGGATTGCAAATATCAAAAGAGAGTAGTTTATTGTAATTCTCTATGTTGCTTATCAATCCATGTTTTAACATCTCTGCAAATCCCGAAAGAAGATGCTCCTTTGATAGTGTTTTAAAAAATTGGGTATCAATAATTACTGCCGAAGGTTGTTTAAATGCCCCTATCTCATTTTTCAATCCCTCAAAGTTTATTCCTGTTTTACCTCCAACAGCGGCATCTACTGCTCCGAGCAGGGTTGTGGGAATGTTTATATGCTCAATACCTCTTTTAAAGGTTGCTGCCGCAAAACCTCCCATATCGGTTATCATACCCCCTCCAAGATTTACAAGCAGAGATTTACGAGTTGCCCCCTCCTCTACTAATGCGCTCCAGATGGTTGAGAGATTTTGAAGGTTTTTGTTTGTGTCATCGGCAAGAATTATTATCTCTTTTGCAGTAGCACACGCCTCACTATCAGCAAGTAGTGGCATTGCAAAACGATGTGTGTTTTCATCGGTTAATATAAACAGCTTATCATACTCCTTTTGCAACAATAGACCATCTATACTCTCCGAAATTTCTGTTGTATATATTATATTGTTTATCATCGTGTTATAGTATCTTTTTTATATCATTTGCAAAAGCTTCAACATTGGGGTATACTATATCAGCTCCAGCATTGTATAACTCCTCCTCGCTTAATGGTCCTGTATTTACTGCTACGGTAAATATTCCTGCTGCCGATGCCGCCTCAACTCCCAAAGGAGCGTTTTCTAAGACTATTGCTTCGTGAGGTTCAACACCCGCTTTTTTCAATCCCATAAGATATGGCTCCGGATGAGGTTTCCCCTTTGTAACATCAAAGGCTGTAACCATTGTTTCTGGTGTAAATATGTCAGGATAGTGGTGCGAGAGTTTTTGTAAAAGAGTTTTTTGACCTGAGCCTGTTACCAATACAATACGTTTGTCTGATGTCTTTATCATTTGCATTGCAGATTGTGCCCCTTGCATAGGATGAGCCTCGCCACACTCAACAAAGCGTTGTGCTTTACCTGAATAGATTCGCTGCACCTCCTCTTCGGTTGCTTCGCGATTCTTAAACTTTTTGAAATAGATATTTATTGTTCCCTTACCTGTACGTCCTTCGTGAGCATAAAACTCTCTTGCTTCACACTCAATACCCTCTGCCCTAAGTGTTTCAGCCCACGCTTTTGCATGATTAGGCATAGAGTTATAGAGAACTCCATCCATATCCGAAAGGAGTGCCTTAAATTGAAGTGATACTCCATTGCGGAGGTTATATGCTTCTATTGCGTTTAAAATATCCATAACTTGCATTTATTAAGTACAAAATTAGTAAACTTTTTCTTACCTTTGAGGTTTAATACAAATTTTCTTTTTATGATATATTTTGCCGATGTAATACTCCCTCTGCCTTTGGGTAAATATTTTACCTACGCCATACCCGAAGAGATATTCCCAATCATAAAGGTCGGAAGCAGGGTTATTGTGCAGTTTGGTGCAAAGAAATTTTACACTGCTATTGTTAGGGATATTCATGGCAATAAACCCGAATACGACACTAAGGATATATTAGAGGTTTTAGATGCCAAGCCTATTATCCGCCCCCGCCAATTAGAGTTTTGGGAATGGATAGCAAACTACTATATGTGTAGCGTGGGCGATGTATATAAGGCTGCCCTACCTTCGGGACTGAAACCCGAAAGTGAAACTACTCTTCAACTCAACGAAGAGTGTTGCTTTGATGAGAGTAACGACCTTACCCCAA
Protein-coding regions in this window:
- the aroB gene encoding 3-dehydroquinate synthase — protein: MINNIIYTTEISESIDGLLLQKEYDKLFILTDENTHRFAMPLLADSEACATAKEIIILADDTNKNLQNLSTIWSALVEEGATRKSLLVNLGGGMITDMGGFAAATFKRGIEHINIPTTLLGAVDAAVGGKTGINFEGLKNEIGAFKQPSAVIIDTQFFKTLSKEHLLSGFAEMLKHGLISNIENYNKLLSFDICNPDFEELLHLVEDSVSIKENIVEQDPLEKGVRKYLNLGHTSGHAIESLAMKRNTPVQHGYAVAWGLVCEVILSYMKFGFSQREIHRLTDYVKANYGTFPIGCNDYPFLYEKITHDKKNESGRINYTLLKSVGEVEINVSVTKEEIESSFDLYRDLFGL
- a CDS encoding HAD-IA family hydrolase, producing MDILNAIEAYNLRNGVSLQFKALLSDMDGVLYNSMPNHAKAWAETLRAEGIECEAREFYAHEGRTGKGTINIYFKKFKNREATEEEVQRIYSGKAQRFVECGEAHPMQGAQSAMQMIKTSDKRIVLVTGSGQKTLLQKLSHHYPDIFTPETMVTAFDVTKGKPHPEPYLMGLKKAGVEPHEAIVLENAPLGVEAASAAGIFTVAVNTGPLSEEELYNAGADIVYPNVEAFANDIKKIL